A section of the Oryza sativa Japonica Group chromosome 1, ASM3414082v1 genome encodes:
- the LOC4327845 gene encoding sphingosine kinase 2 isoform X1, with protein MGDHRATAKVRVNGAPAEATLFCTDPPGAANGGGGDGGELRWRCAGGAAAERVLSLDADVLGVEARGKEVVVKAFVLPADAAARSVSCAAGAGKGGGGRRRRRRDYVFEMAAGEDAAAAWCDRMRGSLDSLGRPKRLFILVNPFGGKKCGKKIYEAEIKPLFEAAGVNVTMQGFRSGMHRPGIRGTPGRWRLLLTLRATMALSVSAAMVSSWRLTSLLIYSYILFGECVKGLRMIALREKDILLYLSGKVQICKKGSQKVVNGILQRMDWEEAMKIPIGVVPAGTGNGMAKSLLHSASKTYSVPNAVFAIIRGYSQSLDVCTIVQGRKKFFSVLNMTWGLVADIDIESEKYRWMGSARFDFYALVRIMNLRKYYGSIQYVPAPGYEAYGDVVKQVENCTVECQEQIGKSLCSYQGPSVEFQGSEWRSLDGPFVSIWINNVQWAAESIMAAPGAKFSDGYMDAVIVRDCPKADLLALLMKMGDGSHVKSPYVTYLKVRCLRLSPGQLVENPKRGGIIDVDGEAIARGEGTYGKNQKQDVMGYGPSIQMTVHRALATMYCPK; from the exons atggGAGACCACCGCGCCACGGCCAAGGTCCGCGTGAACGGCGCGCCGGCAGAAGCGACGCTCTTCTGCACCGACCCGCCGGGTGCAgctaatggcggcggcggagatggaggggagctCCGGTGGCGGTGCGCTggtggcgccgcggcggagcgcgTGCTGTCGCTGGACGCGGACGTGCTCGGGGTCGAGGCCAGGGGTAAGGAGGTGGTCGTGAAGGCCTTCGTGCTgccggcggacgcggcggccaGGTCGGTGTCCTGCGCCGCGGGtgcggggaagggaggaggaggacggaggAGGCGCAGGAGGGATTACGTGTTCGAgatggccgccggcgaggacgccgccgcggcctggTGCGACAGGATGAGGGGCTCCCTGGACTCTCTCG GCCGGCCTAAGAGATTGTTCATCCTGGTCAACCCCTTCGGCGGCAAAAAATGCGGAAAGAAGATTTACGAGGCAGAGATCAAGCCCCTGTTCGAGGCCGCCGGTGTCAACGTCACAATGCAAGGTTTCCGGAGCGGAATGCAC AGACCCGGTATCAGGGGCACGCCCGGCAGGTGGCGTCTTCTCTTGACCTTGCGCGCTACGATGGCATTGTCTGTGTCAGCGGCGATGGTGTCCTCGTGGAG GTTGACTTCTTTACTGATATACTCGTATATCCTTTTCGGGGAATGCGTAAAAGGCTTGCGTATGATTGCGTTAAGAGAAAAGGATATACTTCTATATCTATCGGGGAAAGTCCAGATTTGCAAGAAAGGCTCGCAAAAA GTAGTAAATGGAATTCTACAACGAATGGATTGGGAGGAAGCGATGAAGATACCGATTGGGGTGGTTCCAGCAG GTACAGGAAATGGCATGGCTAAATCGCTGTTGCATTCTGCCAGTAAGACATACTCGGTTCCAAATGCCGTATTTGCCATTATCAGAG GTTACAGTCAGTCCTTGGATGTATGCACCATTGTGCAGGGAAGGAAGAAATTTTTCAGTGTCTTGAATATGACTTGGG GTTTGGTGGCTGATATAGATATTGAGTCTGAGAAGTACAGGTGGATGGGAAGTGCACGCTTTGATTTCTAT GCTTTGGTTCGCATAATGAACTTGAGAAAATACTACGGAAGTATTCAGTATGTTCCTGCCCCCGGCTATGAGGCATATGGAGATGTCGTCAAGCAGGTTGAGAATTGCACTGTAGAATGCCAAGAACAGATTGGGAAGTCTTTGTGTTCTTATCAAGGTCCTTCCGTTGAGTTTCAAGGTTCAGAATGGAGATCCCTTGATGGTCCATTTGTGTCTATTTGGATCAACAACGTGCAATGGGCTGCTGAGAGTATCATGGCAGCTCCTGGGGCCAAG TTCTCAGATGGCTACATGGATGCAGTCATAGTCAGGGACTGTCCAAAGGCTGATCTTTTAGCCCTACTGATGAAGATGGGCGATGGGAGTCATGTAAAATCACCATACGTTACGTATCTAAAG GTGAGATGTCTTCGGTTATCACCAGGCCAGCTTGTGGAGAATCCAAAACGAGGTGGCATAATAGACGTGGACGGGGAGGCTATCGCTAGAGGAGAAG
- the LOC4327845 gene encoding sphingosine kinase 2 isoform X2, which translates to MGDHRATAKVRVNGAPAEATLFCTDPPGAANGGGGDGGELRWRCAGGAAAERVLSLDADVLGVEARGKEVVVKAFVLPADAAARSVSCAAGAGKGGGGRRRRRRDYVFEMAAGEDAAAAWCDRMRGSLDSLGRPKRLFILVNPFGGKKCGKKIYEAEIKPLFEAAGVNVTMQETRYQGHARQVASSLDLARYDGIVCVSGDGVLVEVVNGILQRMDWEEAMKIPIGVVPAGTGNGMAKSLLHSASKTYSVPNAVFAIIRGYSQSLDVCTIVQGRKKFFSVLNMTWGLVADIDIESEKYRWMGSARFDFYALVRIMNLRKYYGSIQYVPAPGYEAYGDVVKQVENCTVECQEQIGKSLCSYQGPSVEFQGSEWRSLDGPFVSIWINNVQWAAESIMAAPGAKFSDGYMDAVIVRDCPKADLLALLMKMGDGSHVKSPYVTYLKVRCLRLSPGQLVENPKRGGIIDVDGEAIARGEGTYGKNQKQDVMGYGPSIQMTVHRALATMYCPK; encoded by the exons atggGAGACCACCGCGCCACGGCCAAGGTCCGCGTGAACGGCGCGCCGGCAGAAGCGACGCTCTTCTGCACCGACCCGCCGGGTGCAgctaatggcggcggcggagatggaggggagctCCGGTGGCGGTGCGCTggtggcgccgcggcggagcgcgTGCTGTCGCTGGACGCGGACGTGCTCGGGGTCGAGGCCAGGGGTAAGGAGGTGGTCGTGAAGGCCTTCGTGCTgccggcggacgcggcggccaGGTCGGTGTCCTGCGCCGCGGGtgcggggaagggaggaggaggacggaggAGGCGCAGGAGGGATTACGTGTTCGAgatggccgccggcgaggacgccgccgcggcctggTGCGACAGGATGAGGGGCTCCCTGGACTCTCTCG GCCGGCCTAAGAGATTGTTCATCCTGGTCAACCCCTTCGGCGGCAAAAAATGCGGAAAGAAGATTTACGAGGCAGAGATCAAGCCCCTGTTCGAGGCCGCCGGTGTCAACGTCACAATGCAAG AGACCCGGTATCAGGGGCACGCCCGGCAGGTGGCGTCTTCTCTTGACCTTGCGCGCTACGATGGCATTGTCTGTGTCAGCGGCGATGGTGTCCTCGTGGAG GTAGTAAATGGAATTCTACAACGAATGGATTGGGAGGAAGCGATGAAGATACCGATTGGGGTGGTTCCAGCAG GTACAGGAAATGGCATGGCTAAATCGCTGTTGCATTCTGCCAGTAAGACATACTCGGTTCCAAATGCCGTATTTGCCATTATCAGAG GTTACAGTCAGTCCTTGGATGTATGCACCATTGTGCAGGGAAGGAAGAAATTTTTCAGTGTCTTGAATATGACTTGGG GTTTGGTGGCTGATATAGATATTGAGTCTGAGAAGTACAGGTGGATGGGAAGTGCACGCTTTGATTTCTAT GCTTTGGTTCGCATAATGAACTTGAGAAAATACTACGGAAGTATTCAGTATGTTCCTGCCCCCGGCTATGAGGCATATGGAGATGTCGTCAAGCAGGTTGAGAATTGCACTGTAGAATGCCAAGAACAGATTGGGAAGTCTTTGTGTTCTTATCAAGGTCCTTCCGTTGAGTTTCAAGGTTCAGAATGGAGATCCCTTGATGGTCCATTTGTGTCTATTTGGATCAACAACGTGCAATGGGCTGCTGAGAGTATCATGGCAGCTCCTGGGGCCAAG TTCTCAGATGGCTACATGGATGCAGTCATAGTCAGGGACTGTCCAAAGGCTGATCTTTTAGCCCTACTGATGAAGATGGGCGATGGGAGTCATGTAAAATCACCATACGTTACGTATCTAAAG GTGAGATGTCTTCGGTTATCACCAGGCCAGCTTGTGGAGAATCCAAAACGAGGTGGCATAATAGACGTGGACGGGGAGGCTATCGCTAGAGGAGAAG
- the LOC4327845 gene encoding sphingosine kinase 2 isoform X3: MGDHRATAKVRVNGAPAEATLFCTDPPGAANGGGGDGGELRWRCAGGAAAERVLSLDADVLGVEARGKEVVVKAFVLPADAAARSVSCAAGAGKGGGGRRRRRRDYVFEMAAGEDAAAAWCDRMRGSLDSLGRPKRLFILVNPFGGKKCGKKIYEAEIKPLFEAAGVNVTMQGFRSGMHRPGIRGTPGRWRLLLTLRATMALSVSAAMVSSWRLTSLLIYSYILFGECVKGLRMIALREKDILLYLSGKVQICKKGSQKVVNGILQRMDWEEAMKIPIGVVPAGTGNGMAKSLLHSASKTYSVPNAVFAIIRGYSQSLDVCTIVQGRKKFFSVLNMTWGLVADIDIESEKYRWMGSARFDFYALVRIMNLRKYYGSIQYVPAPGYEAYGDVVKQVENCTVECQEQIGKSLCSYQGPSVEFQGSEWRSLDGPFVSIWINNVQWAAESIMAAPGAKIHDFTRRAEADGG; this comes from the exons atggGAGACCACCGCGCCACGGCCAAGGTCCGCGTGAACGGCGCGCCGGCAGAAGCGACGCTCTTCTGCACCGACCCGCCGGGTGCAgctaatggcggcggcggagatggaggggagctCCGGTGGCGGTGCGCTggtggcgccgcggcggagcgcgTGCTGTCGCTGGACGCGGACGTGCTCGGGGTCGAGGCCAGGGGTAAGGAGGTGGTCGTGAAGGCCTTCGTGCTgccggcggacgcggcggccaGGTCGGTGTCCTGCGCCGCGGGtgcggggaagggaggaggaggacggaggAGGCGCAGGAGGGATTACGTGTTCGAgatggccgccggcgaggacgccgccgcggcctggTGCGACAGGATGAGGGGCTCCCTGGACTCTCTCG GCCGGCCTAAGAGATTGTTCATCCTGGTCAACCCCTTCGGCGGCAAAAAATGCGGAAAGAAGATTTACGAGGCAGAGATCAAGCCCCTGTTCGAGGCCGCCGGTGTCAACGTCACAATGCAAGGTTTCCGGAGCGGAATGCAC AGACCCGGTATCAGGGGCACGCCCGGCAGGTGGCGTCTTCTCTTGACCTTGCGCGCTACGATGGCATTGTCTGTGTCAGCGGCGATGGTGTCCTCGTGGAG GTTGACTTCTTTACTGATATACTCGTATATCCTTTTCGGGGAATGCGTAAAAGGCTTGCGTATGATTGCGTTAAGAGAAAAGGATATACTTCTATATCTATCGGGGAAAGTCCAGATTTGCAAGAAAGGCTCGCAAAAA GTAGTAAATGGAATTCTACAACGAATGGATTGGGAGGAAGCGATGAAGATACCGATTGGGGTGGTTCCAGCAG GTACAGGAAATGGCATGGCTAAATCGCTGTTGCATTCTGCCAGTAAGACATACTCGGTTCCAAATGCCGTATTTGCCATTATCAGAG GTTACAGTCAGTCCTTGGATGTATGCACCATTGTGCAGGGAAGGAAGAAATTTTTCAGTGTCTTGAATATGACTTGGG GTTTGGTGGCTGATATAGATATTGAGTCTGAGAAGTACAGGTGGATGGGAAGTGCACGCTTTGATTTCTAT GCTTTGGTTCGCATAATGAACTTGAGAAAATACTACGGAAGTATTCAGTATGTTCCTGCCCCCGGCTATGAGGCATATGGAGATGTCGTCAAGCAGGTTGAGAATTGCACTGTAGAATGCCAAGAACAGATTGGGAAGTCTTTGTGTTCTTATCAAGGTCCTTCCGTTGAGTTTCAAGGTTCAGAATGGAGATCCCTTGATGGTCCATTTGTGTCTATTTGGATCAACAACGTGCAATGGGCTGCTGAGAGTATCATGGCAGCTCCTGGGGCCAAG ATCCACGACTTCACCCGTCGTGCGGAGGCCGACGGCGGCTAG
- the LOC4327848 gene encoding probable 1-acyl-sn-glycerol-3-phosphate acyltransferase 5, whose amino-acid sequence MNGSSGSQGHNVNGGQKKVQHASPLTLNNGSKHRPLTPMRRCRGVACVVIILSTAFTLIVFIAPITTFLVRLVSVHYSRKATSVLFGMWLSLWPFLFEKINKTNVVFSGESVLPKKRVLLFANHRTEVDWMYLWDLALRKGYLGYIKYILKSSLMKLPVFSWAFHIFEFIPVERKWEIDEAIIQNKLSAFKDPRDPLWLAVFPEGTDYTEKKCIKSQEYASEHGLPILKNVLLPKTKGFLCCLQELKSSLDAVYDVTIAYKHRLPDFLDIIYGTDPSEVHIHIRTVKLCDIPTSEDEVTDWMIERFRQKDQLLSDFFMQGHFPDEGTEGDVSTPECLANFIAIVSSTGFFLYLSLFSSVWFKVYVLLSCAYLTFVTYFSIQPPQLICSSEGGTHAKKVL is encoded by the exons ATGAATGGTTCAAGTGGCTCCCAAGGACATAATGTCAATGGAGGACAGAAGAAAGTGCAGCATGCTAGCCCACTCACTCTGAACAATGGGTCAAAGCACCGTCCATTGACTCCCATGAGACGATGCCGCGGTGTAGCATGTGTGGTGATCATACTGTCAACAGCATTCACATTGATAGTTTTCATAGCCCCTATTACTACTTTCCTTGTTCGGCTAGTCAGCGTGCATTACAGTAGAAAGGCGACCTCTGTTCTGTTTGGAATGTGGCTATCTTTATGGCCATTCTTGTTTGAGAAGATCAACAAGACCAATGTGGTTTTCTCTGGTGAAAGTGTACTTCCAAAAAAGCGTGTCTTGTTATTTGCCAACCACAGGACTGAGGTTGACTGGATGTATTTGTGGGATCTTGCATTGAGGAAAGGCTATTTAGGATATATCAAGTACATCCTTAAGAGCAGCTTGATGAAATTGCCTGTTTTTAGCTGGGCATTTCACATTTTTGAGTTTATCCCAGTAGAACGGAAATGGGAGATTGATGAAGCAATTATCCAGAACAAACTGTCAGCATTTAAGGACCCCAGagaccccctctggttggccgTTTTCCCTGAGGGCACTGATTATAC TGAGAAGAAATGCATCAAGAGTCAAGAATATGCTTCGGAGCATGGTCTGCCTATACTTAAAAATGTTCTTCTTCCAAAGACAAAGGGGTTCCTTTGCTGTTTGCAAGAGTTGAAGAGCTCCCTAGATGCAG TTTATGATGTCACAATAGCGTATAAGCATCGCCTGCCAGATTTTCTGGATATTATATATGGCACCGATCCTTCTGAAGTCCACATCCACATCAGAACTGTTAAGCTCTGTGACATTCCAACGTCAGAAGATGAAGTAACCGATTGGATGATAGAGAGGTTCAGGCAGAAGGACCAGCTTCTGTCAGATTTTTTCATGCAAGGCCACTTCCCTGATGAAGGAACTGAAGGGGATGTATCCACACCGGAGTGCCTTGCTAATTTCATTGCAATAGTCAGCTCGACAGGCTTCTTCTTGTACCTATCTCTTTTTTCGTCTGTGTGGTTCAAGGTCTATGTATTATTAAGCTGCGCTTACCTTACATTTGTTACCTATTTCTCCATTCAACCACCCCAACTGATATGCTCATCAGAGGGTGGAACCCATGCCAAAAAGGTACTGTAG